One Vallitalea pronyensis genomic region harbors:
- a CDS encoding cache domain-containing sensor histidine kinase — MLKRREGKLMKLRNKYFLIFFSVFLVISLAMSFIAYFLSNHILMHKYEEMSDENLSYIMEITEKELNQLTNTFGFLANNTLVLERIQTDYGHRKAFEKIRDDRIVTHTINAMSTFDVFASIQGIYIYGYNGEEYWHTIGNDFFENTTIQEELSKVEISSIGLTYLGIEESYYHLADSEHVLKFARKLYNHFGAAIGLIYFELDADYFRKLYNNERIYSDRKLFLTDHEGRMIYHESKNLVSQKLDTEGHAGITVEKELEDYGWKLISMTPADRIYDENSLIIKVTLITAAISIILEMLILMVITGRIVRPINKLTKAMTQVRHGDLQVQVDHKSDDEIGLLTNNFNRMTRQLKENMDKEIAYNKAMNDAEYKALQAQINPHFMYNSLNALKWLAGIQKADNIINIVDALWILLRKTSSLKGQFVPLKSEIEIIDAYGMIQQVRYKGKFEIIYAIQDEHMEKIIPKYILQPFVENAIFYGIEPKKGPGIIQVVTEVVGDDLKIMVMDDGVGIEKEKLRMILTDSSKHQHEAGLNPIGIKNVDERLKLLYGNHYGVHIDSTLGEGTTITIHIPINTSQEG; from the coding sequence ATGTTAAAAAGACGAGAGGGTAAGCTTATGAAGCTTCGGAACAAGTATTTTTTAATATTTTTTTCTGTATTTCTTGTGATTTCTTTAGCCATGAGTTTCATTGCTTATTTTTTATCAAATCATATTCTAATGCATAAATATGAAGAGATGAGTGATGAAAATCTTAGCTACATTATGGAAATTACAGAAAAGGAATTGAATCAATTAACCAATACCTTTGGGTTTCTTGCGAATAATACCCTGGTTCTTGAGCGTATTCAGACGGATTATGGTCATAGGAAAGCCTTTGAAAAAATAAGAGATGACAGGATTGTGACCCATACCATAAACGCTATGAGTACATTTGATGTTTTTGCATCTATTCAAGGTATCTATATCTATGGTTATAATGGGGAAGAATATTGGCATACCATAGGCAATGATTTTTTTGAAAATACAACGATACAAGAGGAATTATCAAAGGTGGAGATATCGTCTATAGGACTAACCTATCTTGGTATAGAAGAAAGTTATTATCATTTAGCTGATTCAGAACATGTCTTAAAGTTTGCTCGAAAACTGTACAATCATTTTGGTGCAGCTATCGGGTTAATTTACTTTGAATTAGATGCGGATTATTTTAGAAAATTATATAATAATGAACGCATTTACAGTGATAGAAAATTGTTTTTAACAGATCATGAAGGGCGTATGATTTATCATGAATCCAAGAACTTAGTAAGTCAGAAGTTAGACACTGAAGGTCATGCAGGTATTACCGTTGAAAAAGAGTTAGAGGATTATGGATGGAAGCTGATAAGTATGACACCAGCAGACCGTATCTATGATGAGAACAGTTTAATCATAAAGGTTACTTTGATCACAGCAGCCATAAGTATTATACTTGAAATGTTGATTCTTATGGTGATTACAGGACGGATTGTTCGACCCATTAATAAGTTAACCAAAGCCATGACACAAGTACGTCACGGTGACCTGCAGGTCCAGGTCGATCATAAAAGTGATGATGAAATTGGTTTGTTAACGAATAATTTTAATCGAATGACTAGGCAGTTGAAGGAAAATATGGATAAAGAAATTGCCTATAATAAAGCCATGAATGATGCGGAATATAAAGCGCTGCAAGCCCAAATCAATCCTCATTTTATGTACAATTCCTTGAATGCTTTAAAATGGCTTGCAGGTATTCAAAAAGCAGACAATATCATCAACATTGTGGATGCGCTTTGGATACTGCTTCGCAAGACAAGTAGTCTAAAAGGTCAATTTGTTCCGTTAAAAAGTGAGATCGAGATTATTGATGCCTATGGTATGATTCAACAAGTGCGGTACAAAGGTAAGTTTGAAATCATCTATGCTATCCAAGATGAGCATATGGAAAAGATTATACCCAAGTACATTCTCCAGCCTTTTGTAGAAAATGCCATCTTCTATGGTATTGAACCCAAAAAAGGTCCTGGAATCATTCAGGTTGTTACAGAAGTGGTGGGAGACGATCTTAAGATTATGGTCATGGATGATGGTGTTGGCATAGAGAAAGAGAAATTGCGCATGATTTTAACCGATTCATCTAAGCATCAACATGAAGCTGGTCTTAATCCTATTGGTATTAAGAATGTGGATGAACGGTTAAAGCTTCTATATGGTAACCATTATGGGGTTCATATAGACAGTACGTTAGGAGAAGGGACAACCATAACCATTCACATACCAATCAATACATCTCAGGAAGGGTGA
- a CDS encoding carbohydrate ABC transporter permease, with the protein MENNMKISKSYRLFQVFNGMILMALCFVTIYPIIYVIAASFSDGAALVSHTGFLFKPVGKANVDAFKAVLNNPNIFIGYRNTLMVLTLGTTFMVMMTSLGAYVLSRRNVKWKNIIMMLIVFTMFFEGGLVPFFLQVQALHLTDTLFSLVLPFSVNAYNLIIMRTSFAAIPYSLEESAKVDGARHWTILFKIILPLSKPVIAVMVLYYGVAIWNGWFWASVFLTDRNLYPLQLVLREILIANDTSSMTANQDVIDTVNIAETIKYATIVVSTVPILLVYPFLQRYFVKGVMIGAVKG; encoded by the coding sequence ATGGAAAATAATATGAAGATATCAAAAAGCTATCGTCTATTTCAAGTGTTTAATGGGATGATCCTTATGGCTTTATGCTTCGTCACAATATACCCCATTATCTATGTGATTGCAGCTTCTTTTAGTGATGGTGCAGCATTGGTCTCCCATACAGGCTTTCTATTTAAACCCGTTGGAAAAGCAAATGTGGATGCTTTTAAGGCAGTCCTTAACAATCCCAATATATTTATTGGTTACAGGAATACCCTGATGGTACTGACTCTGGGTACAACGTTTATGGTCATGATGACGTCGTTGGGAGCATATGTGTTATCCAGAAGAAACGTCAAGTGGAAGAATATCATCATGATGTTGATTGTGTTCACCATGTTTTTTGAAGGAGGATTGGTACCGTTTTTCCTACAAGTACAGGCCCTTCATCTGACAGATACATTGTTTTCACTGGTTTTACCCTTTTCAGTCAATGCATATAATCTCATTATTATGCGAACGTCTTTTGCAGCTATACCCTATTCGTTAGAGGAATCGGCAAAAGTTGATGGTGCAAGGCATTGGACAATCTTGTTTAAGATTATTTTACCACTAAGTAAACCCGTCATAGCTGTTATGGTACTCTATTATGGTGTTGCCATCTGGAATGGTTGGTTTTGGGCATCTGTTTTCTTAACCGATAGAAACCTGTATCCTTTACAATTGGTTCTAAGAGAGATATTAATTGCCAATGATACGTCGTCCATGACCGCTAATCAAGATGTTATCGACACGGTGAACATTGCAGAAACCATTAAATACGCAACCATTGTTGTTTCCACAGTACCCATACTCCTTGTATACCCTTTCTTACAGCGCTATTTTGTTAAAGGCGTTATGATTGGTGCTGTAAAAGGCTAA
- a CDS encoding response regulator transcription factor has protein sequence MYRVLIVDDEIISRLGVTNLLNWEAHGFQLVDSVVNGYEAIESMRQQPIDLVITDIKMPVMTGIELMKAAKEEGHKSAFIVLSSFDDYVFVREALKMGALDYILKLDLDAEHMAAVLEKAKEYIRWQSTEKMPTHVMDKQMLQSARKDYLKEIIYGQIPFDKTYEERREHLSLKLPYKNYCVLMFKVKDLDKTLNEDGIRQVIEEILEDYDYAYICETGYEELSIVYNMNAYSENEQYQTIHRLTGRINFIMKQYFNQKVTIYVSQTFGSVEDVPLAYLQVCQTYSLKSFVSDDMLVFYDEVMRNRDYRDYKSFESYINRFEKTFQKGSDESVNAIMDDLFSYVEKSKYIELGQVRFFMSSLVYITNNYLDKLGYANKLLWKSEEEKYAMLQGIHRKEDFIHFLLELQENLNAITKDNSDNYIIRHVIKYLKEHYQEGIVLKDVADQFGVTNTYLSMLFKKETGETLKEYLTGLKIEKAKRLLKETHEQVIEISKEVGYDNEHYFSRMFKQKTGMTPTSYRNSAE, from the coding sequence ATGTATCGTGTTCTCATTGTAGATGATGAAATTATCAGCAGGCTTGGTGTAACCAATCTCCTTAACTGGGAAGCACATGGTTTTCAGTTGGTGGATAGCGTGGTTAATGGGTATGAAGCCATTGAAAGCATGCGACAACAACCCATTGATCTTGTGATTACGGACATTAAAATGCCCGTGATGACTGGTATTGAATTAATGAAGGCTGCCAAAGAAGAAGGGCACAAAAGTGCTTTTATTGTGTTGAGCTCTTTTGATGATTATGTATTTGTGAGAGAGGCTCTTAAAATGGGAGCATTGGATTATATATTGAAATTAGATCTAGATGCAGAGCATATGGCTGCTGTGCTTGAAAAGGCTAAAGAATATATTCGGTGGCAGTCTACAGAAAAAATGCCCACCCATGTAATGGATAAGCAAATGCTCCAAAGCGCAAGAAAAGATTATCTGAAAGAAATAATCTATGGTCAGATTCCATTTGATAAGACCTATGAAGAAAGACGAGAGCATCTTTCGCTTAAACTACCTTATAAAAATTATTGTGTCCTCATGTTCAAAGTGAAAGATTTGGATAAGACTTTGAATGAAGACGGGATTCGGCAAGTGATAGAAGAAATTCTCGAAGATTATGACTATGCCTATATATGTGAAACAGGATATGAAGAACTGAGTATTGTATACAACATGAATGCCTATAGTGAAAATGAACAATATCAGACCATACATCGGTTAACGGGCAGAATCAACTTTATTATGAAACAGTATTTTAATCAAAAAGTAACAATTTATGTGAGTCAAACCTTTGGCAGTGTAGAAGATGTCCCTCTGGCCTATCTGCAAGTCTGCCAAACCTATAGTCTAAAAAGTTTTGTTTCAGATGACATGCTTGTCTTTTATGATGAAGTCATGCGTAATCGGGATTATCGAGATTATAAAAGCTTTGAAAGCTATATTAACCGTTTTGAAAAAACCTTCCAAAAAGGCAGCGATGAAAGCGTTAATGCCATTATGGACGATTTATTTAGCTATGTAGAAAAATCCAAATACATTGAACTGGGGCAGGTTCGATTCTTTATGTCATCACTGGTATACATTACCAATAACTATTTGGACAAATTAGGGTATGCCAACAAACTGCTATGGAAAAGTGAAGAGGAAAAATATGCAATGCTTCAGGGCATACACCGTAAGGAAGATTTCATACACTTTCTCTTGGAGCTTCAAGAGAATCTAAATGCAATCACCAAGGATAACAGTGATAATTATATTATTCGACATGTGATAAAATATTTAAAAGAGCATTATCAAGAAGGCATTGTATTAAAAGATGTTGCGGATCAGTTTGGTGTGACCAATACTTACTTAAGCATGTTATTCAAAAAAGAAACAGGTGAAACCCTAAAAGAGTATTTAACGGGTTTAAAAATAGAGAAAGCGAAAAGACTGCTTAAGGAAACACATGAACAGGT
- a CDS encoding helix-turn-helix domain-containing protein, giving the protein MNNHHLLKKWFITYLVLITISLTFIFIIYNVYMSSIKKNTDYFNKNYLHQVIKMMDSQTSAIKHATKTLYLHPKTFSLLKMSDIASPEDQYTLLQIQENLKMHNLSNNLIESILIYAHKPQLLIFGDSYYRDKYLDIFTQEKYQMNSVQFKRLMTQDYDDGKIMRLSHLHPDIIHDKKYPTTDVLFYIQTFPKSSLTARATLLVIFNEFMIYEILEHAKPFTSQGALIITDENNQLVFSSNEAVNPTILTENINDHGAYTIQTHHLQDYAVYLDDSTEDHWHYYWVIPLAVHQENINSLKAITLLTILFLALFMTLLAYYFSHNSYKPVKQLMRTIENPSITHTRNEFEYIASVFDFAKNRTKKMETIIASQSNTLLNNFLIKLLRGHYFDTMTIHDKLKEYDVSFTGNVFCCIVFDFHDDKLPVTDQQLNAFIIMNVFSEILKPKYTCYMLELTKHIVCLLNYTTQGSCLDLIEHELYTGIDLIKTQLHIGLNIGISNEYHHLNGLPTIYKEGVEAVNYSRMISLHQAMRYDEMQSFTSRYDLDFDMETRLLNTIRLGHTMDATRLVKKIIGINSRKQLQYDTLQCMMFDLFSIIMKSSTSTETTMPPITKMMHANTLDEMQGILETSIMNACHHHAEKLKQKDDNKLSHEITAYILRHYMNPDLNVAHLSDVFHLSTAHLSRIYKKDVGTNLNDAISNIRLDRAKEKLSTTHMTINDVAASVGYTYPNAFIRFFKKKTNITPGQYRSLYAKK; this is encoded by the coding sequence TTGAACAATCATCATTTACTTAAAAAATGGTTTATTACATACCTTGTTCTTATTACCATATCACTTACTTTTATATTTATTATCTACAATGTTTACATGTCATCCATCAAAAAAAATACCGACTACTTCAATAAAAATTATTTGCACCAAGTCATTAAAATGATGGATAGCCAAACATCAGCTATTAAACATGCTACCAAAACACTCTACCTGCATCCAAAAACATTTTCGCTTTTAAAAATGTCAGATATAGCCAGCCCTGAGGACCAATATACGTTATTGCAAATACAAGAGAACCTTAAAATGCATAATCTATCCAATAATCTTATTGAATCCATTCTTATCTATGCCCATAAACCCCAACTGTTGATTTTTGGGGATAGTTATTATCGGGATAAGTACTTGGACATCTTTACACAAGAAAAATACCAAATGAACAGCGTTCAATTTAAAAGATTGATGACCCAAGATTATGATGATGGAAAGATCATGCGACTGAGCCATCTGCATCCAGATATTATCCACGATAAGAAATATCCAACCACGGATGTCCTTTTTTACATACAAACATTTCCCAAATCATCTCTAACTGCTCGAGCAACCTTACTTGTCATCTTTAATGAATTCATGATTTATGAGATTCTAGAGCATGCGAAACCATTTACTTCTCAGGGTGCCCTTATTATCACCGATGAAAATAACCAATTGGTCTTTTCTTCTAACGAAGCTGTTAACCCTACTATACTCACAGAAAACATCAATGATCATGGGGCTTATACCATTCAAACCCATCACCTTCAGGATTATGCTGTCTATTTGGATGATTCCACAGAAGACCACTGGCATTATTACTGGGTGATTCCACTGGCTGTACATCAAGAAAACATTAACTCTCTGAAAGCCATCACTTTGCTTACCATCCTTTTTTTAGCATTATTTATGACTTTACTGGCTTATTATTTTTCCCATAATTCTTATAAACCTGTTAAACAATTAATGCGTACCATTGAAAACCCCTCCATTACGCATACAAGAAATGAATTTGAATACATTGCCTCTGTTTTTGACTTTGCCAAGAATAGAACCAAAAAAATGGAAACCATCATCGCCTCACAATCCAATACCTTGCTCAATAACTTTTTAATCAAGCTCCTTAGAGGGCACTACTTTGATACCATGACCATTCATGACAAACTAAAAGAATATGACGTATCTTTTACAGGTAACGTGTTTTGCTGTATTGTTTTTGATTTCCATGATGACAAGCTACCTGTAACGGATCAGCAATTGAATGCATTTATCATTATGAATGTATTTAGTGAAATCTTAAAACCCAAGTACACCTGTTATATGTTAGAGCTCACAAAACATATCGTCTGTCTCCTCAATTACACCACACAGGGTTCGTGTCTTGACCTGATTGAGCATGAATTGTACACAGGTATTGACTTAATAAAAACCCAGTTGCATATTGGATTAAATATCGGTATCAGCAATGAATACCACCATCTTAATGGGCTTCCCACTATCTACAAGGAAGGTGTTGAAGCCGTTAACTACAGCCGTATGATTAGCTTACACCAAGCCATGCGATACGATGAGATGCAATCCTTTACATCAAGATATGACCTTGATTTTGACATGGAAACCCGTCTCCTAAATACCATACGGCTGGGTCATACCATGGATGCTACACGGCTTGTGAAGAAGATCATTGGGATTAATTCTAGGAAACAATTACAATACGATACCCTGCAATGTATGATGTTTGATCTCTTTAGTATCATCATGAAGTCTTCTACTAGTACAGAAACAACCATGCCCCCTATCACCAAGATGATGCACGCTAATACCTTAGATGAGATGCAAGGTATACTTGAGACAAGCATCATGAATGCTTGCCATCATCATGCAGAAAAACTTAAGCAGAAAGATGACAACAAGCTATCTCACGAGATTACCGCTTACATACTTCGTCACTATATGAATCCCGACTTAAACGTTGCCCATTTGAGTGATGTTTTTCATCTATCCACTGCCCATCTATCCAGAATATACAAGAAAGATGTGGGGACTAATTTAAATGATGCTATCAGTAACATTCGGCTTGATCGAGCTAAGGAAAAACTGTCCACCACCCACATGACCATTAATGATGTTGCAGCATCCGTTGGCTATACCTATCCCAATGCCTTCATTCGGTTTTTCAAGAAAAAAACGAATATTACACCTGGTCAATACCGCTCTTTATATGCTAAGAAGTGA
- a CDS encoding ABC transporter permease, with product MRSVKRSITGKGIVLFLQGVRKDFKMNRTLYLMILPVILYFILFKYMPMYGASIAFKNYVPVKGISGSAWTGFTHFTRFFNSVYFIRLFKNTLIISLQTILWGFPAPIIFALLLNEIRTKWFKSSIQLMTYLPHFLSMVVIVGMIKEFTSTNGLINDIIVFFGGEANALLQKPDVFRTIYVSSEVWQTIGWNSIIYLAALSGIDEQLYEAARIDGANRWKQTIHITLPSIRSTIIILLILRMGRILTIGFEKIILMYNPATYRVADVISTYVYRTGLLEMNFSYSTAIGLFNAVINFSFILVANRLSRRYSETSLW from the coding sequence GTGCGATCAGTAAAGAGGTCAATAACTGGGAAAGGAATCGTATTGTTTCTACAAGGCGTTAGAAAAGATTTTAAAATGAACCGTACTTTATATTTGATGATTCTACCCGTTATACTATATTTTATTCTATTCAAGTATATGCCTATGTATGGGGCTTCCATTGCATTTAAAAATTATGTGCCTGTTAAAGGCATATCCGGTAGTGCATGGACAGGTTTTACACATTTTACAAGATTCTTTAACAGTGTTTATTTTATCAGGCTCTTTAAGAATACGTTAATCATTAGTCTTCAAACCATACTATGGGGATTTCCTGCCCCTATTATTTTTGCTCTACTTCTCAATGAAATTAGAACCAAGTGGTTTAAAAGCAGCATTCAATTAATGACCTATCTTCCTCATTTTTTATCCATGGTGGTGATTGTCGGTATGATTAAGGAGTTTACATCAACCAACGGCTTAATTAACGATATCATTGTTTTTTTTGGGGGAGAAGCTAATGCTCTTTTACAAAAACCAGATGTATTCAGAACCATCTATGTATCGTCGGAGGTATGGCAGACCATTGGCTGGAATTCCATTATCTATTTAGCAGCCTTATCTGGAATAGATGAACAGTTATATGAAGCCGCCCGTATTGATGGTGCCAATCGATGGAAGCAAACAATACATATTACTTTACCGAGTATTCGTTCAACCATCATTATCTTACTCATTCTAAGAATGGGTAGAATACTGACCATTGGTTTTGAAAAAATCATTTTAATGTATAACCCAGCAACCTATCGTGTTGCAGATGTTATATCAACGTATGTTTACAGAACAGGTTTATTAGAAATGAATTTTAGTTACAGCACAGCTATTGGGCTATTTAATGCAGTCATTAATTTTAGCTTTATACTTGTTGCAAACCGTCTAAGCAGGCGTTATAGTGAAACAAGTTTGTGGTAG
- a CDS encoding cupin domain-containing protein, with translation MDSIKHYFMKEDSSMEDLGSGISRNILSYSDNLMLVEVYFEKGAVGSLHSHPHEQCTYILEGVFEFNIGGKKQILKVGDSTYKQPNVEHGAVCLETGRLLDVFTPARQTFLET, from the coding sequence ATGGATAGCATTAAGCATTATTTTATGAAAGAGGACAGTTCTATGGAAGATTTAGGGAGTGGTATAAGTCGTAACATTCTTTCTTATTCCGATAACCTGATGCTTGTTGAAGTGTATTTTGAAAAGGGTGCAGTAGGTTCCCTTCATAGCCATCCCCATGAACAATGTACCTATATTTTAGAGGGTGTATTCGAATTCAATATAGGAGGAAAGAAGCAAATACTTAAGGTTGGGGATAGCACTTATAAGCAACCCAATGTTGAACATGGTGCCGTTTGCCTTGAGACAGGGAGACTGCTGGATGTTTTTACACCAGCTAGACAGACGTTTTTAGAAACATAG